The proteins below are encoded in one region of Oncorhynchus kisutch isolate 150728-3 linkage group LG14, Okis_V2, whole genome shotgun sequence:
- the LOC109903691 gene encoding protein argonaute-4 isoform X3 — MEALGPDPPIGPSAPTSLFQPPRRPGMGTVGKPIRLLANHFQVQIPKIDVYHYDIDIKPEKRPRRVNREVVDTMVRHFKMQIFGDRQPGYDGKRNMYTAHPLPIGRDRVDLEVTLPGEGKDQTFKVSLQWVSVVSLQMLLEALSGHNEVPEDSVQALDVITRHLPSMRYTPVGRSFFSPPEGYYHPLGGGREVWFGFHQSVRPAMWNMMLNIDVSATAFYRAQPVIEFMCEVLDIQNINEQTKPLTDSQRVKFTKEIRGGWGPAGLKVEVTHCGQMKRKYRVCNVTRRPASHQTFPLQLENGQAMECTVAQYFKQKYSLQLKYPHLPCLQVGQEQKHTYLPLEVCNIVAGQRCIKKLTDNQTSTMIKATARSAPDRQEEISRLVKSNSMVGGPDPYLKEFGIVVHNDMTEVTGRVLPAPMLQYGGRVSTDTGRDCGRNKTVATPNQGVWDMRGKQFYAGIEIKVWAVACFAPQKQCREDLLKSFTDQLRKISKDAGMPIQGQPCFCKYAQGADSVEPMFKHLKMSYVGLQLIVVILPGKTPVYAEVKRVGDTLLGMATQCVQVKNVVKTSPQTLSNLCLKINAKLGGINNVLVPHQRPSVFQQPVIFLGADVTHPPAGDGKKPSIAAVVGSMDGHPSRYCATVRVQTSRQDLSQEQLYSQEVIQDLTNMVRELLIQFYKSTRFKPTRIIYYRGGVSEGQMKQVAWPELIAIRKACISLEEDYRPGITYIVVQKRHHTRLFCSDKAERVGKSGNVPAGTTVDSTITHPSEFDFYLCSHAGIQGTSRPSHYHVLWDDNCFTADELQLLTYQLCHTYVRCTRSVSIPAPAYYARLVAFRARYHLVDKDHDSAEGSHVSGQSNGRDPLALAKAVQIHYDTQHTMYFA; from the exons ATGGAAGCGCTCGGACCCG acCCCCCTATAGGCCCGTCGgcccccacctccctcttccaGCCCCCGCGGAGGCCTGGCATGGGCACTGTGGGGAAGCCCATCCGCCTGCTGGCAAACCACTTCCAGGTGCAGATTCCCAAGATTGATGTCTATCATTACGATATCGACATCAAGCCTGAGAAACGGCCTCGGAGGGTCAACCG GGAGGTGGTGGACACCATGGTTCGCCACTTCAAGATGCAGATCTTTGGTGATCGACAACCGGGCTACGACGGGAAGAGGAACATGTACACGGCCCATCCACTACCCATCGGGAGAGACCGG gtGGATCTGGAGGTGACTCTACCGGGGGAGGGGAAGGACCAGACCTTCAAGGTGTCGCTGCAGTGGGTGTCGGTGGTGAGCCTGCAGATGCTCCTGGAGGCCCTTTCAGGCCACAATGAGGTCCCCGAGGACTCTGTTCAGGCCTTGGACGTCATCACCCGCCACCTGCCTTCCATGAG GTACACTCCAGTGGGGCGCTCCTTTTTCTCCCCTCCGGAGGGCTACTACCACCCActgggcggagggagggaggtatggttcgGCTTCCATCAGTCGGTCCGTCCTGCCATGTGGAACATGATGCTCAACATTGATG TCTCTGCCACCGCTTTCTACCGTGCCCAGCCTGTGATCGAGTTCATGTGCGAGGTGCTGGACATCCAGAACATCAACGAACAGACCAAGCCACTCACCGACTCCCAACGCGTCAAGTTCACCAAGGAGATCCGAGGTGGGTGGGGACCTGCAG GTCTGAAAGTCGAGGTCACCCACTGTGGTCAGATGAAGAGGAAATATCGCGTGTGCAATGTCACACGCCGTCCTGCCAGCCACCAAAC GTTCCCCTTACAGCTGGAGAATGGCCAGGCCATGGAGTGTACAGTGGCTCAGTACTTCAAGCAGAAGTACAGCCTACAGCTAAAATACCCCCACCTGCCCTGTCTACAAGTGGGGCAGGAACAGaagcacacctacctacccctggAG GTTTGCAACATTGTGGCTGGGCAGCGCTGCATCAAGAAGCTGACAGATAACCAGACCTCCACCATGATCAAAGCTACAGCACGTTCTGCACCCGACAGGCAGGAGGAGATCAGCCGACTG gtcaaaAGCAACAGCATGGTGGGCGGTCCCGACCCCTACCTGAAGGAGTTTGGCATTGTGGTGCACAACGACATGACCGAGGTGACAGGCCGAGTCCTCCCAGCGCCCATGCTGCAGTATGGGGGCCGGGTGAGTACCGACACTGGGCGGGACTGTGGCAGG AATAAGACCGTGGCCACGCCCAACCAGGGCGTGTGGGACATGCGGGGGAAGCAGTTCTACGCCGGGATCGAGATCAAGGTTTGGGCTGTGGCCTGCTTCGCCCCACAGAAACAGTGCAGAGAGGACCTGCTCAA GAGCTTCACAGACCAGCTGAGGAAGATCTCGAAGGACGCGGGGATGCCTATCCAGGGACAGCCGTGTTTCTGTAAATACGCCCAGGGAGCGGACAGCGTGGAACCCATGTTCAAACACCTGAAGATGTCCTATGTGGGACTGCAGCTCATCGTGGTCATCCTGCCCGGCAAAACCCCTGTCTATG CGGAGGTGAAGCGGGTAGGAGACACTCTCCTGGGCATGGCCACTCAGTGTGTCCAGGTGAAGAACGTGGTGAAGACGTCCCCCCAAACCCTCTCCAACCTCTGCCTCAAGATCAACGCCAAACTGGGTGGCATCAACAACGTCCTTGTGCCCCATCAGAG ACCCTCTGTGTTCCAGCAACCTGTCATCTTCCTGGGGGCGGACGTTACTCACCCTCCAGCCGGCGACGGCAAGAAGCCCTCCATCGCGGCGGTGGTGGGCAGCATGGACGGCCACCCCAGCCGCTACTGTGCCACGGTGCGCGTGCAGACGTCGCGTCAGGACCTGTCCCAGGAGCAGCTGTACAGCCAGGAGGTCATCCAGGACCTGACCAACATGGTGCGTGAGCTGCTCATCCAGTTCTACAAGTCCACACGCTTCAAGCCCACCCGCATCATCTACTACCGCGGCGGCGTGTCCGAGGGCCAAATGAAACAG gtggcgTGGCCGGAGCTGATAGCAATCAGGAAGGCCTGTATCAGCTTGGAGGAGGACTACCGACCGGGAATCACCTACATCGTGGTTCAGAAACGCCACCACACCCGCCTCTTCTGCTCAGACAAGGCCGAGAGG GTTGGAAAGAGTGGCAACGTCCCAGCCGGAACCACGGTGGACAGCACAATCACCCACCCCTCCGAGTTTGACTTCTACCTGTGCAGCCATGCTGGGATCCAGGGCACCAGCCGGCCCTCCCACTACCACGTCCTGTGGGACGACAACTGCTTCACGGCCGACGAGCTCCAGCTGCTCACCTACCAGCTGTGCCACACCTACGTCCGCTGCACCCGCTCAGTCTCCATCCCCGCGCCAGCCTACTACGCCCGGCTGGTGGCTTTCCGCGCCCGCTACCACCTGGTGGACAAAGATCACGACAG TGCGGAGGGCAGCCACGTGTCGGGCCAGAGTAACGGTCGGGACCCCCTGGCCCTAGCCAAGGCAGTCCAGATCCACTATGATACCCAGCACACTATGTACTTCGCCTGA
- the LOC109903691 gene encoding protein argonaute-4 isoform X1: protein MEALGPDPPIGPSAPTSLFQPPRRPGMGTVGKPIRLLANHFQVQIPKIDVYHYDIDIKPEKRPRRVNREVVDTMVRHFKMQIFGDRQPGYDGKRNMYTAHPLPIGRDRVDLEVTLPGEGKDQTFKVSLQWVSVVSLQMLLEALSGHNEVPEDSVQALDVITRHLPSMRYTPVGRSFFSPPEGYYHPLGGGREVWFGFHQSVRPAMWNMMLNIDVSATAFYRAQPVIEFMCEVLDIQNINEQTKPLTDSQRVKFTKEIRGGWGPAGLKVEVTHCGQMKRKYRVCNVTRRPASHQTFPLQLENGQAMECTVAQYFKQKYSLQLKYPHLPCLQVGQEQKHTYLPLEVCNIVAGQRCIKKLTDNQTSTMIKATARSAPDRQEEISRLVKSNSMVGGPDPYLKEFGIVVHNDMTEVTGRVLPAPMLQYGGRVSTDTGRDCGRGLSPQNKTVATPNQGVWDMRGKQFYAGIEIKVWAVACFAPQKQCREDLLKSFTDQLRKISKDAGMPIQGQPCFCKYAQGADSVEPMFKHLKMSYVGLQLIVVILPGKTPVYAEVKRVGDTLLGMATQCVQVKNVVKTSPQTLSNLCLKINAKLGGINNVLVPHQRPSVFQQPVIFLGADVTHPPAGDGKKPSIAAVVGSMDGHPSRYCATVRVQTSRQDLSQEQLYSQEVIQDLTNMVRELLIQFYKSTRFKPTRIIYYRGGVSEGQMKQVAWPELIAIRKACISLEEDYRPGITYIVVQKRHHTRLFCSDKAERVGKSGNVPAGTTVDSTITHPSEFDFYLCSHAGIQGTSRPSHYHVLWDDNCFTADELQLLTYQLCHTYVRCTRSVSIPAPAYYARLVAFRARYHLVDKDHDSAEGSHVSGQSNGRDPLALAKAVQIHYDTQHTMYFA from the exons ATGGAAGCGCTCGGACCCG acCCCCCTATAGGCCCGTCGgcccccacctccctcttccaGCCCCCGCGGAGGCCTGGCATGGGCACTGTGGGGAAGCCCATCCGCCTGCTGGCAAACCACTTCCAGGTGCAGATTCCCAAGATTGATGTCTATCATTACGATATCGACATCAAGCCTGAGAAACGGCCTCGGAGGGTCAACCG GGAGGTGGTGGACACCATGGTTCGCCACTTCAAGATGCAGATCTTTGGTGATCGACAACCGGGCTACGACGGGAAGAGGAACATGTACACGGCCCATCCACTACCCATCGGGAGAGACCGG gtGGATCTGGAGGTGACTCTACCGGGGGAGGGGAAGGACCAGACCTTCAAGGTGTCGCTGCAGTGGGTGTCGGTGGTGAGCCTGCAGATGCTCCTGGAGGCCCTTTCAGGCCACAATGAGGTCCCCGAGGACTCTGTTCAGGCCTTGGACGTCATCACCCGCCACCTGCCTTCCATGAG GTACACTCCAGTGGGGCGCTCCTTTTTCTCCCCTCCGGAGGGCTACTACCACCCActgggcggagggagggaggtatggttcgGCTTCCATCAGTCGGTCCGTCCTGCCATGTGGAACATGATGCTCAACATTGATG TCTCTGCCACCGCTTTCTACCGTGCCCAGCCTGTGATCGAGTTCATGTGCGAGGTGCTGGACATCCAGAACATCAACGAACAGACCAAGCCACTCACCGACTCCCAACGCGTCAAGTTCACCAAGGAGATCCGAGGTGGGTGGGGACCTGCAG GTCTGAAAGTCGAGGTCACCCACTGTGGTCAGATGAAGAGGAAATATCGCGTGTGCAATGTCACACGCCGTCCTGCCAGCCACCAAAC GTTCCCCTTACAGCTGGAGAATGGCCAGGCCATGGAGTGTACAGTGGCTCAGTACTTCAAGCAGAAGTACAGCCTACAGCTAAAATACCCCCACCTGCCCTGTCTACAAGTGGGGCAGGAACAGaagcacacctacctacccctggAG GTTTGCAACATTGTGGCTGGGCAGCGCTGCATCAAGAAGCTGACAGATAACCAGACCTCCACCATGATCAAAGCTACAGCACGTTCTGCACCCGACAGGCAGGAGGAGATCAGCCGACTG gtcaaaAGCAACAGCATGGTGGGCGGTCCCGACCCCTACCTGAAGGAGTTTGGCATTGTGGTGCACAACGACATGACCGAGGTGACAGGCCGAGTCCTCCCAGCGCCCATGCTGCAGTATGGGGGCCGGGTGAGTACCGACACTGGGCGGGACTGTGGCAGG GGACTCTCTCCGCAGAATAAGACCGTGGCCACGCCCAACCAGGGCGTGTGGGACATGCGGGGGAAGCAGTTCTACGCCGGGATCGAGATCAAGGTTTGGGCTGTGGCCTGCTTCGCCCCACAGAAACAGTGCAGAGAGGACCTGCTCAA GAGCTTCACAGACCAGCTGAGGAAGATCTCGAAGGACGCGGGGATGCCTATCCAGGGACAGCCGTGTTTCTGTAAATACGCCCAGGGAGCGGACAGCGTGGAACCCATGTTCAAACACCTGAAGATGTCCTATGTGGGACTGCAGCTCATCGTGGTCATCCTGCCCGGCAAAACCCCTGTCTATG CGGAGGTGAAGCGGGTAGGAGACACTCTCCTGGGCATGGCCACTCAGTGTGTCCAGGTGAAGAACGTGGTGAAGACGTCCCCCCAAACCCTCTCCAACCTCTGCCTCAAGATCAACGCCAAACTGGGTGGCATCAACAACGTCCTTGTGCCCCATCAGAG ACCCTCTGTGTTCCAGCAACCTGTCATCTTCCTGGGGGCGGACGTTACTCACCCTCCAGCCGGCGACGGCAAGAAGCCCTCCATCGCGGCGGTGGTGGGCAGCATGGACGGCCACCCCAGCCGCTACTGTGCCACGGTGCGCGTGCAGACGTCGCGTCAGGACCTGTCCCAGGAGCAGCTGTACAGCCAGGAGGTCATCCAGGACCTGACCAACATGGTGCGTGAGCTGCTCATCCAGTTCTACAAGTCCACACGCTTCAAGCCCACCCGCATCATCTACTACCGCGGCGGCGTGTCCGAGGGCCAAATGAAACAG gtggcgTGGCCGGAGCTGATAGCAATCAGGAAGGCCTGTATCAGCTTGGAGGAGGACTACCGACCGGGAATCACCTACATCGTGGTTCAGAAACGCCACCACACCCGCCTCTTCTGCTCAGACAAGGCCGAGAGG GTTGGAAAGAGTGGCAACGTCCCAGCCGGAACCACGGTGGACAGCACAATCACCCACCCCTCCGAGTTTGACTTCTACCTGTGCAGCCATGCTGGGATCCAGGGCACCAGCCGGCCCTCCCACTACCACGTCCTGTGGGACGACAACTGCTTCACGGCCGACGAGCTCCAGCTGCTCACCTACCAGCTGTGCCACACCTACGTCCGCTGCACCCGCTCAGTCTCCATCCCCGCGCCAGCCTACTACGCCCGGCTGGTGGCTTTCCGCGCCCGCTACCACCTGGTGGACAAAGATCACGACAG TGCGGAGGGCAGCCACGTGTCGGGCCAGAGTAACGGTCGGGACCCCCTGGCCCTAGCCAAGGCAGTCCAGATCCACTATGATACCCAGCACACTATGTACTTCGCCTGA
- the LOC109903691 gene encoding protein argonaute-4 isoform X9, with product MEALGPDPPIGPSAPTSLFQPPRRPGMGTVGKPIRLLANHFQVQIPKIDVYHYDIDIKPEKRPRRVNREVVDTMVRHFKMQIFGDRQPGYDGKRNMYTAHPLPIGRDRVDLEVTLPGEGKDQTFKVSLQWVSVVSLQMLLEALSGHNEVPEDSVQALDVITRHLPSMRYTPVGRSFFSPPEGYYHPLGGGREVWFGFHQSVRPAMWNMMLNIDVSATAFYRAQPVIEFMCEVLDIQNINEQTKPLTDSQRVKFTKEIRGLKVEVTHCGQMKRKYRVCNVTRRPASHQTFPLQLENGQAMECTVAQYFKQKYSLQLKYPHLPCLQVGQEQKHTYLPLEVCNIVAGQRCIKKLTDNQTSTMIKATARSAPDRQEEISRLVKSNSMVGGPDPYLKEFGIVVHNDMTEVTGRVLPAPMLQYGGRNKTVATPNQGVWDMRGKQFYAGIEIKVWAVACFAPQKQCREDLLKSFTDQLRKISKDAGMPIQGQPCFCKYAQGADSVEPMFKHLKMSYVGLQLIVVILPGKTPVYAEVKRVGDTLLGMATQCVQVKNVVKTSPQTLSNLCLKINAKLGGINNVLVPHQRPSVFQQPVIFLGADVTHPPAGDGKKPSIAAVVGSMDGHPSRYCATVRVQTSRQDLSQEQLYSQEVIQDLTNMVRELLIQFYKSTRFKPTRIIYYRGGVSEGQMKQVAWPELIAIRKACISLEEDYRPGITYIVVQKRHHTRLFCSDKAERVGKSGNVPAGTTVDSTITHPSEFDFYLCSHAGIQGTSRPSHYHVLWDDNCFTADELQLLTYQLCHTYVRCTRSVSIPAPAYYARLVAFRARYHLVDKDHDSAEGSHVSGQSNGRDPLALAKAVQIHYDTQHTMYFA from the exons ATGGAAGCGCTCGGACCCG acCCCCCTATAGGCCCGTCGgcccccacctccctcttccaGCCCCCGCGGAGGCCTGGCATGGGCACTGTGGGGAAGCCCATCCGCCTGCTGGCAAACCACTTCCAGGTGCAGATTCCCAAGATTGATGTCTATCATTACGATATCGACATCAAGCCTGAGAAACGGCCTCGGAGGGTCAACCG GGAGGTGGTGGACACCATGGTTCGCCACTTCAAGATGCAGATCTTTGGTGATCGACAACCGGGCTACGACGGGAAGAGGAACATGTACACGGCCCATCCACTACCCATCGGGAGAGACCGG gtGGATCTGGAGGTGACTCTACCGGGGGAGGGGAAGGACCAGACCTTCAAGGTGTCGCTGCAGTGGGTGTCGGTGGTGAGCCTGCAGATGCTCCTGGAGGCCCTTTCAGGCCACAATGAGGTCCCCGAGGACTCTGTTCAGGCCTTGGACGTCATCACCCGCCACCTGCCTTCCATGAG GTACACTCCAGTGGGGCGCTCCTTTTTCTCCCCTCCGGAGGGCTACTACCACCCActgggcggagggagggaggtatggttcgGCTTCCATCAGTCGGTCCGTCCTGCCATGTGGAACATGATGCTCAACATTGATG TCTCTGCCACCGCTTTCTACCGTGCCCAGCCTGTGATCGAGTTCATGTGCGAGGTGCTGGACATCCAGAACATCAACGAACAGACCAAGCCACTCACCGACTCCCAACGCGTCAAGTTCACCAAGGAGATCCGAG GTCTGAAAGTCGAGGTCACCCACTGTGGTCAGATGAAGAGGAAATATCGCGTGTGCAATGTCACACGCCGTCCTGCCAGCCACCAAAC GTTCCCCTTACAGCTGGAGAATGGCCAGGCCATGGAGTGTACAGTGGCTCAGTACTTCAAGCAGAAGTACAGCCTACAGCTAAAATACCCCCACCTGCCCTGTCTACAAGTGGGGCAGGAACAGaagcacacctacctacccctggAG GTTTGCAACATTGTGGCTGGGCAGCGCTGCATCAAGAAGCTGACAGATAACCAGACCTCCACCATGATCAAAGCTACAGCACGTTCTGCACCCGACAGGCAGGAGGAGATCAGCCGACTG gtcaaaAGCAACAGCATGGTGGGCGGTCCCGACCCCTACCTGAAGGAGTTTGGCATTGTGGTGCACAACGACATGACCGAGGTGACAGGCCGAGTCCTCCCAGCGCCCATGCTGCAGTATGGGGGCCGG AATAAGACCGTGGCCACGCCCAACCAGGGCGTGTGGGACATGCGGGGGAAGCAGTTCTACGCCGGGATCGAGATCAAGGTTTGGGCTGTGGCCTGCTTCGCCCCACAGAAACAGTGCAGAGAGGACCTGCTCAA GAGCTTCACAGACCAGCTGAGGAAGATCTCGAAGGACGCGGGGATGCCTATCCAGGGACAGCCGTGTTTCTGTAAATACGCCCAGGGAGCGGACAGCGTGGAACCCATGTTCAAACACCTGAAGATGTCCTATGTGGGACTGCAGCTCATCGTGGTCATCCTGCCCGGCAAAACCCCTGTCTATG CGGAGGTGAAGCGGGTAGGAGACACTCTCCTGGGCATGGCCACTCAGTGTGTCCAGGTGAAGAACGTGGTGAAGACGTCCCCCCAAACCCTCTCCAACCTCTGCCTCAAGATCAACGCCAAACTGGGTGGCATCAACAACGTCCTTGTGCCCCATCAGAG ACCCTCTGTGTTCCAGCAACCTGTCATCTTCCTGGGGGCGGACGTTACTCACCCTCCAGCCGGCGACGGCAAGAAGCCCTCCATCGCGGCGGTGGTGGGCAGCATGGACGGCCACCCCAGCCGCTACTGTGCCACGGTGCGCGTGCAGACGTCGCGTCAGGACCTGTCCCAGGAGCAGCTGTACAGCCAGGAGGTCATCCAGGACCTGACCAACATGGTGCGTGAGCTGCTCATCCAGTTCTACAAGTCCACACGCTTCAAGCCCACCCGCATCATCTACTACCGCGGCGGCGTGTCCGAGGGCCAAATGAAACAG gtggcgTGGCCGGAGCTGATAGCAATCAGGAAGGCCTGTATCAGCTTGGAGGAGGACTACCGACCGGGAATCACCTACATCGTGGTTCAGAAACGCCACCACACCCGCCTCTTCTGCTCAGACAAGGCCGAGAGG GTTGGAAAGAGTGGCAACGTCCCAGCCGGAACCACGGTGGACAGCACAATCACCCACCCCTCCGAGTTTGACTTCTACCTGTGCAGCCATGCTGGGATCCAGGGCACCAGCCGGCCCTCCCACTACCACGTCCTGTGGGACGACAACTGCTTCACGGCCGACGAGCTCCAGCTGCTCACCTACCAGCTGTGCCACACCTACGTCCGCTGCACCCGCTCAGTCTCCATCCCCGCGCCAGCCTACTACGCCCGGCTGGTGGCTTTCCGCGCCCGCTACCACCTGGTGGACAAAGATCACGACAG TGCGGAGGGCAGCCACGTGTCGGGCCAGAGTAACGGTCGGGACCCCCTGGCCCTAGCCAAGGCAGTCCAGATCCACTATGATACCCAGCACACTATGTACTTCGCCTGA
- the LOC109903691 gene encoding protein argonaute-4 isoform X2: MEALGPGPSAPTSLFQPPRRPGMGTVGKPIRLLANHFQVQIPKIDVYHYDIDIKPEKRPRRVNREVVDTMVRHFKMQIFGDRQPGYDGKRNMYTAHPLPIGRDRVDLEVTLPGEGKDQTFKVSLQWVSVVSLQMLLEALSGHNEVPEDSVQALDVITRHLPSMRYTPVGRSFFSPPEGYYHPLGGGREVWFGFHQSVRPAMWNMMLNIDVSATAFYRAQPVIEFMCEVLDIQNINEQTKPLTDSQRVKFTKEIRGGWGPAGLKVEVTHCGQMKRKYRVCNVTRRPASHQTFPLQLENGQAMECTVAQYFKQKYSLQLKYPHLPCLQVGQEQKHTYLPLEVCNIVAGQRCIKKLTDNQTSTMIKATARSAPDRQEEISRLVKSNSMVGGPDPYLKEFGIVVHNDMTEVTGRVLPAPMLQYGGRVSTDTGRDCGRGLSPQNKTVATPNQGVWDMRGKQFYAGIEIKVWAVACFAPQKQCREDLLKSFTDQLRKISKDAGMPIQGQPCFCKYAQGADSVEPMFKHLKMSYVGLQLIVVILPGKTPVYAEVKRVGDTLLGMATQCVQVKNVVKTSPQTLSNLCLKINAKLGGINNVLVPHQRPSVFQQPVIFLGADVTHPPAGDGKKPSIAAVVGSMDGHPSRYCATVRVQTSRQDLSQEQLYSQEVIQDLTNMVRELLIQFYKSTRFKPTRIIYYRGGVSEGQMKQVAWPELIAIRKACISLEEDYRPGITYIVVQKRHHTRLFCSDKAERVGKSGNVPAGTTVDSTITHPSEFDFYLCSHAGIQGTSRPSHYHVLWDDNCFTADELQLLTYQLCHTYVRCTRSVSIPAPAYYARLVAFRARYHLVDKDHDSAEGSHVSGQSNGRDPLALAKAVQIHYDTQHTMYFA, encoded by the exons ATGGAAGCGCTCGGACCCG GCCCGTCGgcccccacctccctcttccaGCCCCCGCGGAGGCCTGGCATGGGCACTGTGGGGAAGCCCATCCGCCTGCTGGCAAACCACTTCCAGGTGCAGATTCCCAAGATTGATGTCTATCATTACGATATCGACATCAAGCCTGAGAAACGGCCTCGGAGGGTCAACCG GGAGGTGGTGGACACCATGGTTCGCCACTTCAAGATGCAGATCTTTGGTGATCGACAACCGGGCTACGACGGGAAGAGGAACATGTACACGGCCCATCCACTACCCATCGGGAGAGACCGG gtGGATCTGGAGGTGACTCTACCGGGGGAGGGGAAGGACCAGACCTTCAAGGTGTCGCTGCAGTGGGTGTCGGTGGTGAGCCTGCAGATGCTCCTGGAGGCCCTTTCAGGCCACAATGAGGTCCCCGAGGACTCTGTTCAGGCCTTGGACGTCATCACCCGCCACCTGCCTTCCATGAG GTACACTCCAGTGGGGCGCTCCTTTTTCTCCCCTCCGGAGGGCTACTACCACCCActgggcggagggagggaggtatggttcgGCTTCCATCAGTCGGTCCGTCCTGCCATGTGGAACATGATGCTCAACATTGATG TCTCTGCCACCGCTTTCTACCGTGCCCAGCCTGTGATCGAGTTCATGTGCGAGGTGCTGGACATCCAGAACATCAACGAACAGACCAAGCCACTCACCGACTCCCAACGCGTCAAGTTCACCAAGGAGATCCGAGGTGGGTGGGGACCTGCAG GTCTGAAAGTCGAGGTCACCCACTGTGGTCAGATGAAGAGGAAATATCGCGTGTGCAATGTCACACGCCGTCCTGCCAGCCACCAAAC GTTCCCCTTACAGCTGGAGAATGGCCAGGCCATGGAGTGTACAGTGGCTCAGTACTTCAAGCAGAAGTACAGCCTACAGCTAAAATACCCCCACCTGCCCTGTCTACAAGTGGGGCAGGAACAGaagcacacctacctacccctggAG GTTTGCAACATTGTGGCTGGGCAGCGCTGCATCAAGAAGCTGACAGATAACCAGACCTCCACCATGATCAAAGCTACAGCACGTTCTGCACCCGACAGGCAGGAGGAGATCAGCCGACTG gtcaaaAGCAACAGCATGGTGGGCGGTCCCGACCCCTACCTGAAGGAGTTTGGCATTGTGGTGCACAACGACATGACCGAGGTGACAGGCCGAGTCCTCCCAGCGCCCATGCTGCAGTATGGGGGCCGGGTGAGTACCGACACTGGGCGGGACTGTGGCAGG GGACTCTCTCCGCAGAATAAGACCGTGGCCACGCCCAACCAGGGCGTGTGGGACATGCGGGGGAAGCAGTTCTACGCCGGGATCGAGATCAAGGTTTGGGCTGTGGCCTGCTTCGCCCCACAGAAACAGTGCAGAGAGGACCTGCTCAA GAGCTTCACAGACCAGCTGAGGAAGATCTCGAAGGACGCGGGGATGCCTATCCAGGGACAGCCGTGTTTCTGTAAATACGCCCAGGGAGCGGACAGCGTGGAACCCATGTTCAAACACCTGAAGATGTCCTATGTGGGACTGCAGCTCATCGTGGTCATCCTGCCCGGCAAAACCCCTGTCTATG CGGAGGTGAAGCGGGTAGGAGACACTCTCCTGGGCATGGCCACTCAGTGTGTCCAGGTGAAGAACGTGGTGAAGACGTCCCCCCAAACCCTCTCCAACCTCTGCCTCAAGATCAACGCCAAACTGGGTGGCATCAACAACGTCCTTGTGCCCCATCAGAG ACCCTCTGTGTTCCAGCAACCTGTCATCTTCCTGGGGGCGGACGTTACTCACCCTCCAGCCGGCGACGGCAAGAAGCCCTCCATCGCGGCGGTGGTGGGCAGCATGGACGGCCACCCCAGCCGCTACTGTGCCACGGTGCGCGTGCAGACGTCGCGTCAGGACCTGTCCCAGGAGCAGCTGTACAGCCAGGAGGTCATCCAGGACCTGACCAACATGGTGCGTGAGCTGCTCATCCAGTTCTACAAGTCCACACGCTTCAAGCCCACCCGCATCATCTACTACCGCGGCGGCGTGTCCGAGGGCCAAATGAAACAG gtggcgTGGCCGGAGCTGATAGCAATCAGGAAGGCCTGTATCAGCTTGGAGGAGGACTACCGACCGGGAATCACCTACATCGTGGTTCAGAAACGCCACCACACCCGCCTCTTCTGCTCAGACAAGGCCGAGAGG GTTGGAAAGAGTGGCAACGTCCCAGCCGGAACCACGGTGGACAGCACAATCACCCACCCCTCCGAGTTTGACTTCTACCTGTGCAGCCATGCTGGGATCCAGGGCACCAGCCGGCCCTCCCACTACCACGTCCTGTGGGACGACAACTGCTTCACGGCCGACGAGCTCCAGCTGCTCACCTACCAGCTGTGCCACACCTACGTCCGCTGCACCCGCTCAGTCTCCATCCCCGCGCCAGCCTACTACGCCCGGCTGGTGGCTTTCCGCGCCCGCTACCACCTGGTGGACAAAGATCACGACAG TGCGGAGGGCAGCCACGTGTCGGGCCAGAGTAACGGTCGGGACCCCCTGGCCCTAGCCAAGGCAGTCCAGATCCACTATGATACCCAGCACACTATGTACTTCGCCTGA